The Solea senegalensis isolate Sse05_10M linkage group LG12, IFAPA_SoseM_1, whole genome shotgun sequence DNA segment TGAGCAGCGCCCCGCCCACGCCTCCATCAGCCAGTGCAGAGTCGTCCGGATCTGAGCCGTTTGTACAGGGCATCAAActggtgaggacacacacacacacacagacttcaaaatatacagcctagaagtgcacaTAATTATTACGTGGTTGTATGCCACGtggccattttaaacatgaaagaacaaacaaacatacttagTTTCTGTCACCTGCTGCACCTGCCgctctgctgcagcagtgatGTGGTTCTCACCTGCAGCGTCTGACATTTCTAACTGGGGTCACGATGAGATGATGACATTTCAGCGAGGAGGTTCCGTGACCTTTCCGTGAAGTTTTATGTTCAAAGAAAAACTCTCCCGCTCGCTCTCTATCAGTGCTTCAGCGTCTGTGAGAGTGTCCAGATAATCTCTTCATTTCCTCAGCTCACAAACGACCCGTTTTCACACGTCTAAAGTGATTCATTGTGGAGCGAAACgatgaaaacaaaacctgagATAGTTCAAGTGTGGTTGTCCGAGACAATGAAACACTATCAACACCAACCACACCTCTGTTTATATGGATTAGATCAGGGACACAAAAAACCTGTTAAAATCTTCTTTGACGTCACTTAATAAATCTAGTCCACATTGACAGtatctctcctgcaccaaagcccatagagaaaatcaccgTTTTAGCcggcagggacacaggagctgctggtcctctgctgcctcttgtggtaagtttgtgccacttAGTACAATCGGATCAAAGTGTttgaaacactgaagtcaccACATAACACTTTTTAACCTAGTAACAGAGACAGCAGTGGGTCAACAACTCCTTAGTGCCAtcatgtaaaatcgctgattttctctatggactttggtgcagggagaaaaTGGTTAAACCTAAGAGTTTTAAGTTGGGAAATGATGTCAAAAGGCCATGGTTTGGTTTGCTATATAAGAATTATGCATTGTGGCCATCAAATAAACAGTACTACATAGTGTAGAGCATATGACGTAGTACTATTTTCATGCTTTAATCAGTAAATGTTAGTAGTTTTGGTCAAAATCGTCACCTTTTTTAGCACAAAACCTGTGACTGTATTTGATATTGTCACATTTGTCTCAACAAGCTCCGCCTCTTTGTTTCCACTGCAGTTACTGAAGAACAAACCCTACCTGGTCCTGCTGGTGTGCTTCGGCTCGGGCATCGCGGTGTTCACCTGCTTCTCCACGCTGCTGGAGCAGATCCTGTGCGTGCAGGGATACAACAACGTACGTGCGCCTCAGCCGTTTATGTCAGGAAACGTGAGGAGAGTGAGAAGGCAACACATGCAGCAATGATTTGATAGGAAATGTTGTTGCGGGAACATTTTGTGTTCCATTAgtagtcggaactcggaatttccgACGTCTTTTGACTCAGATTTACACATAGTACTGCGTTGTTATTTACTAGTATAGCTAACAATGGCTCAAAATGGTTTGCCCGAGATTTTTTTCATCAGCTTCTTTGGcgggcaaccctccagttactaGGCAAATTCTATTTCCACTAGGCCATGAtccatttcacatttaaaaatggttaaaaatggGAAGAAAGACTAAGTAAACTGattatttttgcaaaaatattgagatttcagaAACACTATAACACGTCTCCCCCTGCAGGACTTCGCCGGCCTGTGCGGCGCCCTCTTCATCGTGTTCGGTATCATCGGCGCCGGCGCAGTGGGTCTCTACGTGGACAAGACCAAGAAGTTCATCGAAGCCCTGAAGATCAACATCAGCTTGTGTGCTGTGGCGTGCATCGCGTTTTCGGTGGTGAGAACAGGAAACGGCGATATTTTAAAACGTTTTTCAATTAAATGGTGCATAGCTTTAAATTATTACCTGTGCTaatttaaaaatcctttgtctCCATATTTAGCCTGTTTGTGATCGGTTAGACTCTTCCCCTCTGGTTATGTCTCTCAGGTGTCTCTGATGCGTGAGCAGAAAGCCGCCGTTGCCGCCGTGTGCTCTCTCTTTGGCTTTTTCGGTTTCTCCATTTATCCCGTGGCTATGGAACTTTCTGTGGAGTGTTCGTATCCGGTGGGAGAAGCCACGTCTGCCGGACTCATCTTCATATCGGGGTAACCCTCCACTCACGCCTCACTTTCCCAAGGTCAAAAAAggtctcctgtctctgtgtggtcTTCCTCAGTCTCCTCGCTCTGGTCTCCCTGCTCTCACCTGTCCCACATCAGTCTCGTCACTCCTCCCTGCTCCTGTTTCGTCTCCTCAACCAATCAAGTTTCCTGTTTTCTCCCCGTTTAATTACTCGCTTTAAAGAGCAATCAAAGTCCACTagttcttgtccccgcccacccctgttgtagaataataacatcaacagtTACGTACGGGAGCTTTAACAATGTTCCGTTGCAGTCACTTCAGCTCATAACAAACCTCCCATGTGAGGACACGTTCCCAATGTCCCTGTAAGACgtgttgacaaaaaaatattcacaaaaatggTGATAAgaattttaaaacaacagttgATAACTGGACGTCACGAGTAAATAAGAGTAAATGTCACGTGACGACGGCTTCCTTTGTGATATTTCCTTCCAGGCAGATTCAGTCTGTCCTCTACATCATCGTCCTCCAGGCTTTGACCAAAAGACTCACCGACTCTCCTCTGTCCACCTGCGGTGACGCCGTCCTGAGCTGGAAAGgttggtcacatgacacatcaCACAGAGACGTAACGGTCCAAGGAAGACGATTATCAGTGCGTTGCCAGAAAAAATGTCCTGAGGGACATTTGTTTGCTGTGAATTTGGTTCAATAATCAATTATTTCCGTGCTTAACCTTCGTCCACCCTTTTACTTTGTTCCAAAAGTGTCTGACTTTCCGATTCGTCCCGCACAATAATTTAATAACTTTACAACTTCACGTGAAAGTGCAATTGACGTGGTGACTGTGTCGCCCCCCAGTGTCCAACATGGTGATGGCAGGACTGTGCAGTCTGTTCGCCTGCGGCCTCGTCATCTTCTTCCACACGAGGTACAGACGACTGGAGGCCGAGGAGAATGCGACTTACGGCACCAGACAACGCAAGAGCTCGGCGACGGCAGCGAGCGCTGACCGCGGCGCGAGCGTTGACTGCGGCGCGAGCGTGAACTCGTGATCTGATACACTCACAGGTGTAGTGTTTCTGTTTGCTGCCCTCTCTCAGCGAGAGAGGGCATTATgggtaaattaaaaatataaaaagttactttctttctttggtcAACTTCAGGTTTGATTGTACATGAAGGTacaataatatgttttattacCATGGGTACTAACAAATAATCTTTAAGTATATTTACTTtatctgtaaaataaacataaatgatTCCATTAATAAATTGTAATTTGCTAAATAGATGAAACAGTTAACATTCCTGGGATTTAATTTTtgattattgtttcatttttcatctaaaacttatttttaataCTCAAAATAAAGCTGCTGTTGGTGAAATGCTGTAGCTAAAATCTGCTATAGTACGTTCCAGATGTCTCAGAACTGGGAATGGAACGTCCACAGAGGTTAGCTAATCCAAATTCCAAATTATTTGGTGAttatgttagcattagcatcagaGGCTAGGTttgctaactagctagctacTCTAGTCCAACTGTTGAACACATGAAACCActgtagcaacatgtccacagaCACCAGGAGGACACTTAAGTGTGTCGGACTTATTTGaacaaaacatggacacaaacttATCTTGTGTTACAGCCACcattagccactgttagcaatgCTCTATGCTGTATTTTCAACATACTAACAGTGTagaaaacaaatgtccattgATTAAGAAAAattgtgtacgactgatttaatGTAAAACGAATAAGTAGCAGTAAAATTAGCAGTGTTTTATGAAACCCAACTCTGGGGTT contains these protein-coding regions:
- the slc49a3 gene encoding solute carrier family 49 member A3 isoform X1; translated protein: MDNGGGASLTTSSSDIQTISAAVSPKPNTELKKLLTFKVYKRRWFVLLVLCLLNCSNATIWLTFAPVADQSAHYLKVTLEEINWLSLVYMVVAIPLSFGTTWMLDTLGLRITLIVGSWLNMFGAMLRFFGTLPPDRYGVDYNIVMTGQTFGALAQPLIIFTPTKLAALWFPDHQRATANMIASMSNPLGVLLANIISPLIVKTPEQIPALMMSYAIPACLICFLATVGILSSAPPTPPSASAESSGSEPFVQGIKLLLKNKPYLVLLVCFGSGIAVFTCFSTLLEQILCVQGYNNDFAGLCGALFIVFGIIGAGAVGLYVDKTKKFIEALKINISLCAVACIAFSVVSLMREQKAAVAAVCSLFGFFGFSIYPVAMELSVECSYPVGEATSAGLIFISGQIQSVLYIIVLQALTKRLTDSPLSTCGDAVLSWKVSNMVMAGLCSLFACGLVIFFHTRYRRLEAEENATYGTRQRKSSATAASADRGASVDCGASVNS
- the slc49a3 gene encoding solute carrier family 49 member A3 isoform X2 encodes the protein MDNGGGASLTTSSSDIQTISAAVSPKPNTELKKLLTFKVYKRRWFVLLVLCLLNCSNATIWLTFAPVADQSAHYLKVTLEEINWLSLVYMVVAIPLSFGTTWMLDTLGLRITLIVGSWLNMFGAMLRFFGTLPPDRYGVDYNIVMTGQTFGALAQPLIIFTPTKLAALWFPDHQRATANMIASMSNPLGVLLANIISPLIVKTPEQIPALMMSYAIPACLICFLATVGILSSAPPTPPSASAESSGSEPFVQGIKLLLKNKPYLVLLVCFGSGIAVFTCFSTLLEQILCVQGYNNDFAGLCGALFIVFGIIGAGAVGLYVDKTKKFIEALKINISLCAVACIAFSVVSLMREQKAAVAAVCSLFGFFGFSIYPVAMELSVECSYPVGEATSAGLIFISGQIQSVLYIIVLQALTKRLTDSPLSTCGDAVLSWKVSNMVMAGLCSLFACGLVIFFHTRYRRLEAEENATYGTRQRKSSATAASASVNS